In the Gossypium raimondii isolate GPD5lz chromosome 9, ASM2569854v1, whole genome shotgun sequence genome, one interval contains:
- the LOC105799975 gene encoding uncharacterized protein LOC105799975 — translation MATDASPQLRSVPPSSDFHPEISLSQSPTHDGLHFWQFMIAGSIAGTVEHMAMFPLDTLKTRMQALGASCSVQPVSVRQALGSILKLEGPPGLYRGIAAMGLGAGPAHAVYFSVYELSKQVLSRGDPNNSMVHAASGVVATVTSDAVFTPMDMVKQRLQLKNSPYKGVAECVRMVVMEEGIGAFYASYRTTVIMNAPFTAVHFATYEAAKRELMEVSPDTANDERLVIHATAGAGAGALAAALTTPLDVVKTQLQCQGVCGCDKFSSSSIGNVIETIVKKDGYRGLMRGWIPRTLFHAPAAAICWSIYEASKSFFQQLNSR, via the exons ATGGCCACTGACGCTTCACCCCAGCTCCGGTCCGTGCCACCTTCTTCAGACTTTCACCCTGAAATCTCACTTTCTCAGTCGCCAACCCACGATGGCCTTCACTTTTGGCAATTCATGATCGCTGGCTCCATAGCCGGCACCGTCGAGCACATGGCTATGTTTCCTCTCGACACACTTAAGACACGCATGCAAGCTCTTGGCGCTTCATGTTCGGTTCAACCCGTCAGCGTTCGTCAAGCCCTCGGTTCCATCTTAAAGCTAGAAGGTCCTCCCGGTCTTTACCGTGGTATAGCTGCAATGGGGCTTGGCGCAGGACCTGCACATGCAGTTTACTTTTCTGTTTACGAGCTATCTAAGCAAGTTTTGTCCCGTGGTGATCCGAATAACTCAATGGTTCACGCTGCTTCTGGCGTGGTGGCCACAGTAACAAGTGACGCGGTCTTCACGCCGATGGATATGGTGAAGCAGAGACTGCAGTTGAAGAATAGTCCGTACAAAGGTGTAGCGGAGTGCGTGCGTATGGTGGTGATGGAGGAAGGGATTGGAGCCTTCTATGCTTCTTATAGAACCACTGTTATTATGAACGCGCCGTTCACTGCTGTCCACTTTGCCACATACGAGGCGGCAAAGAGAGAGTTGATGGAGGTGTCGCCTGATACAGCCAATGATGAGAGGTTGGTAATTCATGCCACTGCTGGTGCCGGTGCTGGTGCCTTGGCTGCTGCTCTTACGACTCCGCTTGATGTTGTTAAAACCCAGTTGCAGTGTCAG GGAGTGTGTGGTTGCGATAAATTTTCGAGCAGTTCAATTGGGAATGTGATTGAAACAATAGTGAAGAAGGATGGATACAGGGGCCTTATGAGGGGATGGATTCCAAGGACGCTCTTCCATGCTCCAGCTGCTGCAATCTGTTGGTCTATTTACGAAGCATCTAAGTCCTTCTTCCAACAGCTTAACAGCCGCTAA
- the LOC105799976 gene encoding uncharacterized protein At5g01610: MDQILNKVGSYWLGQKANKEIDSVGDDLNSLSTSIEGGAKWLVNKIKGKMQKPLPELLREYNLPIGIFPRDATNYEFNEETGKLTVFIPAICEVGYKDSSVLRFFTTVTGYLEKGKLADIEGMKTKVMIWVKVTSITCEGSKIYVTAGMKKSRNREAYEVSRDGVSVDKF; the protein is encoded by the exons ATGGATCAGATATTGAACAAGGTGGGCTCCTATTGGCTCGGCCAGAAGGCCAACAAGGAGATCGATTCCGTCGGCGACGACCTCAAC TCATTATCCACCAGTATTGAAGGGGGAGCCAAATGGTTGGTTAATAAAATCAAAG GAAAAATGCAAAAGCCGTTGCCAGAGCTGTTAAGAGAGTATAACCTGCCAATAGGAATCTTCCCTCGTGATGCCACAAATTATGAATTCAATGAAGAGACTGGGAAGCTCACTGTTTTTATTCCAGCAATATGTGAAGTGGGATACAAGGACTCATCTGTTCTGCGCTTCTTCACCACTGTGACTGGGTATCTGGAGAAAGGAAAGCTGGCTGATATAGAGGGTATGAAGACAAAGGTGATGATATGGGTAAAAGTAACCAGTATCACTTGTGAAGGATCGAAGATCTATGTCACAGCCGGAATGAAGAAAAGCAGGAATAGAGAGGCGTACGAGGTTTCCAGGGATGGAGTAAGTGTAGATAAGTTTTAA